The proteins below are encoded in one region of Thermotoga sp.:
- the rplX gene encoding 50S ribosomal protein L24 codes for MRIKKGDLVEVISGKDKGKRGKVLRVLPKENKVIVEGVNMVKKHQRPIPQLREGGIIEREAPIYACKVMVVCPACDRRTRVGYKFTEDGKKVRYCKKCGEIIDKD; via the coding sequence ATGAGGATAAAAAAGGGAGATTTGGTCGAAGTGATCTCTGGGAAAGATAAGGGAAAGAGAGGAAAAGTTCTCAGAGTTCTGCCGAAGGAGAACAAGGTGATAGTCGAAGGTGTGAACATGGTGAAGAAGCATCAAAGGCCCATCCCTCAACTTCGGGAAGGTGGAATTATAGAGAGGGAAGCACCGATTTATGCCTGTAAGGTCATGGTTGTCTGTCCCGCTTGCGATAGAAGAACGAGAGTGGGGTACAAGTTTACTGAGGATGGAAAAAAGGTGAGATATTGTAAAAAGTGTGGTGAGATCATTGACAAAGATTGA